A window of the Streptomyces sp. NBC_00454 genome harbors these coding sequences:
- a CDS encoding FadR/GntR family transcriptional regulator, which produces MALTDEAIDKIKAMILDGELAPGSRLPKEEILAAQLGLSRNSLREAVRALTAMRILITRQGDGTYVSSLEPHLLLESLSFAADVSQGHTALQLIQVRRLLEPQATGLAAALLTPEDLQELREILDRSRAATTVEEFVAHDIAFHLRIVEAVGNPVLSMLLQVLSTRTQRVRIVRGSRTRHALDNAHQDHEQILGALQARDALLATAATTVHITAVEQWLAASLSDDPLRAIDD; this is translated from the coding sequence GTGGCACTGACGGACGAGGCGATCGACAAGATCAAGGCGATGATCCTCGACGGCGAACTCGCTCCCGGCTCCCGTCTGCCCAAGGAGGAGATCCTCGCCGCGCAACTCGGCCTGTCCCGCAATTCGCTGCGCGAGGCCGTCCGGGCGCTGACGGCCATGCGGATCCTGATCACCCGTCAGGGCGACGGCACGTACGTTTCCAGCCTGGAACCCCATCTCCTGCTGGAGAGCCTTTCCTTCGCCGCCGACGTCTCCCAGGGCCACACGGCACTGCAACTGATCCAGGTGCGCCGACTGCTGGAACCGCAGGCGACCGGGCTGGCCGCTGCCCTGCTGACGCCGGAGGACCTCCAGGAACTGCGCGAGATCCTCGACAGGTCCCGGGCCGCCACCACCGTGGAAGAGTTCGTCGCCCACGACATCGCCTTCCACCTCAGGATCGTCGAAGCCGTCGGCAACCCCGTGCTGTCGATGCTTCTGCAGGTGCTCTCCACCCGCACCCAGCGCGTCCGCATCGTCCGCGGCAGCCGGACCCGTCACGCACTGGACAACGCCCACCAGGACCACGAGCAGATCCTCGGCGCGCTCCAGGCACGCGACGCCCTGCTGGCCACCGCCGCCACGACCGTCCACATCACGGCCGTGGAGCAGTGGCTTGCCGCCAGCCTGAGCGACGACCCGCTGCGAGCCATCGACGACTGA
- the xylB gene encoding xylulokinase, with protein MSAQRVVIGVDSSTQSTKALAVDLETGAVLGEGRASHAVSAGAGRESDPEQWWGALGEAVAATGWADRAAACSIAGQQHGLVTLDGAGGPVRPALLWNDVRSAPQAAGLGAAFGPAELARRTGSVPTAAFTAAKWAWLRANEPAAADRVAAVRLPHDFLTERLTGEAVTDRGDASGTGWWGPDGYDQDVLDRIGLDHGLLPQVLPPGALAGTVRAGTPLREGALVATGTGDNMAAALGLGLTPGRPVLSLGTSGTVYAVGRTRPTDPSGTVAGFADALGGWLPLACTLNCTLAVDRFAALVGRDREDVEAGGTVVVLPYLDGERTPDLPGASGLVHGLRHDTTPGQVLQAAYDGAAHALLVALDDVLRAGGENPAPEEPLLLIGGGARGRAWQRTVLRLSGRAVQVPAAQELVALGAAAQAAALLTGEPADAVARRWRTAEGRVLDPVRRDDDTLERITSTLRRARALQELPPAER; from the coding sequence ATGTCTGCTCAGCGTGTCGTGATCGGTGTCGACAGCTCGACCCAGTCCACCAAGGCCCTCGCCGTCGACCTGGAAACCGGCGCCGTCCTGGGCGAGGGCCGCGCCTCGCACGCCGTCAGCGCCGGCGCCGGACGCGAGAGCGACCCCGAACAGTGGTGGGGGGCGCTCGGCGAGGCCGTGGCGGCCACCGGCTGGGCGGATCGCGCAGCGGCCTGCTCGATCGCCGGCCAGCAGCACGGCCTGGTCACCCTCGACGGGGCAGGCGGGCCGGTGCGCCCGGCGCTGCTGTGGAACGACGTCCGCTCCGCCCCGCAGGCCGCCGGACTCGGAGCCGCGTTCGGCCCGGCCGAGCTCGCCCGCCGTACCGGCAGCGTCCCGACGGCCGCCTTCACGGCCGCCAAGTGGGCCTGGCTGCGCGCGAACGAGCCTGCCGCCGCCGACCGCGTCGCGGCCGTCCGGCTTCCCCACGACTTCCTGACGGAGCGGCTGACCGGTGAGGCGGTGACGGACCGCGGTGACGCCTCGGGGACCGGCTGGTGGGGCCCGGACGGCTACGACCAGGACGTCCTCGACCGGATCGGCCTCGACCACGGGCTGCTGCCACAGGTCCTCCCGCCGGGCGCCCTCGCGGGCACCGTCCGGGCCGGGACGCCACTGCGCGAGGGCGCGTTGGTGGCCACCGGGACCGGTGACAACATGGCCGCCGCCCTCGGGCTGGGCCTGACCCCCGGACGCCCGGTGCTGAGCCTCGGTACCTCCGGCACCGTCTACGCCGTCGGCCGGACCCGGCCCACCGACCCGAGCGGAACCGTCGCCGGCTTCGCCGATGCCCTCGGCGGCTGGCTGCCGCTCGCCTGCACGCTCAACTGCACCCTCGCCGTCGACCGCTTCGCAGCCCTGGTCGGACGCGACCGCGAGGACGTCGAGGCGGGTGGCACGGTGGTGGTCCTTCCCTATCTGGACGGCGAGCGCACGCCGGACCTCCCGGGCGCTTCCGGCCTGGTCCACGGCCTGCGCCACGACACCACGCCCGGACAGGTGCTCCAGGCCGCCTACGACGGCGCCGCCCACGCCCTGCTCGTGGCCCTGGACGACGTACTGCGTGCCGGAGGCGAGAACCCCGCCCCCGAAGAACCGCTGCTGCTGATCGGCGGCGGAGCCCGCGGCAGGGCCTGGCAGCGGACCGTCCTGCGGTTGTCCGGCCGAGCGGTCCAGGTACCCGCGGCACAGGAACTGGTCGCGCTCGGGGCCGCCGCCCAGGCCGCCGCACTGCTCACCGGTGAGCCCGCCGACGCCGTCGCCCGGCGCTGGCGGACCGCCGAGGGCCGGGTACTGGACCCCGTACGCCGTGACGACGACACGCTCGAACGGATCACCAGTACGCTGCGGCGGGCGCGGGCCTTGCAGGAGCTCCCGCCGGCAGAACGATAG
- a CDS encoding ABC transporter permease — translation MSATTDLTEPAPSTAVPAAADAARHRGGLGRFRELSLVPAIIVLGLIGFIVSPAFLTADNLIGVAQQSTELSLLVLATTFVLIAGRMDLSLESTIGVAPVIAVWLVLPTSGGRFTGLGLFPEWMAIPLCLLVGALIGAVNGFLILKLRLNGFIVTLGALTMLRGLQVALSEGQSIVELPSSFTYLGRASWLGVPAAIWVCALLFAIGGSALAWLRHGRALYAIGGNAEAARTAGIRVDRTVWVVLILGSVLAAFAGVLYSGHYGSISATQGSGWIFQVFAATVIGGVSLNGGKGSVFGALTGVLTLQLVVNVMTLAGVPPLWNQFLNGAIIIVALVISRFASGEKQE, via the coding sequence ATGTCCGCCACCACAGATCTCACCGAGCCCGCACCGAGCACGGCGGTGCCGGCCGCGGCGGACGCCGCCCGCCACCGGGGCGGCCTCGGGCGCTTCCGTGAACTGTCCCTGGTCCCGGCGATCATCGTCCTGGGCCTGATCGGGTTCATCGTCTCGCCGGCCTTCCTCACCGCCGACAACCTGATCGGTGTGGCCCAGCAGTCCACCGAGCTGAGCCTGCTGGTGCTCGCCACGACCTTCGTCCTGATCGCCGGCCGGATGGACCTGTCCCTGGAGTCCACCATCGGCGTGGCTCCCGTCATCGCCGTGTGGCTGGTCCTGCCCACCAGTGGGGGCCGGTTCACCGGACTCGGCCTCTTCCCCGAGTGGATGGCGATCCCGCTCTGCCTGCTGGTCGGGGCGCTGATCGGTGCCGTCAACGGCTTCCTCATCCTCAAGCTGCGCCTCAACGGCTTCATCGTCACCCTCGGCGCCCTGACGATGCTCCGCGGACTGCAAGTCGCCCTCTCCGAAGGCCAGTCCATCGTCGAGCTGCCTTCGTCCTTCACCTACCTGGGCAGGGCGTCCTGGCTGGGCGTGCCCGCCGCGATCTGGGTGTGCGCGCTGCTCTTCGCGATCGGCGGCAGTGCGCTGGCCTGGCTCCGGCACGGCCGGGCACTGTACGCGATCGGCGGCAACGCCGAGGCCGCCCGCACTGCGGGGATCCGCGTCGACCGCACCGTGTGGGTCGTCCTCATCCTCGGCAGCGTTCTCGCAGCGTTCGCCGGTGTCCTCTACAGCGGGCACTACGGCTCCATCTCCGCCACACAGGGCAGCGGCTGGATCTTCCAGGTCTTCGCCGCGACCGTCATCGGCGGAGTCAGTCTCAACGGCGGCAAGGGTTCCGTTTTCGGCGCCCTCACCGGCGTCCTCACCCTCCAGCTCGTCGTCAACGTCATGACGCTGGCGGGCGTGCCGCCCCTGTGGAACCAGTTCCTCAATGGCGCCATCATCATTGTCGCCCTGGTCATCTCCCGGTTCGCGTCCGGTGAGAAGCAGGAATAG
- a CDS encoding ROK family protein produces MAGIGRASGGAEAVPASQQGMRRQNLAVVIGAVAAHGPLSRADVAGHTGLTRPAVSSLVDELIGRGALTETETAPSGRVGRPGRALLLNDRGPAGLGLEIGVTHLAACVVDLRGEPRVWRRVERANAGRPAGEVLAEAAALGAEAESEAAALGLRVEGRVLAVPGVVPNEPGGLIANAPNLGWQAVRPADHWPDPDTAPEPENEANLGALAEQWHRGNPAETFVHVSAEAGIGAALIIGGQLFRGARGFAGELGHLPVHPEGAPCACGARGCLEQYAGEAAVLREAGLAHVGDPVALLAERAAAGDAAALRALDRAGRALGLALTSAVDLIDPDGLVLGGAYAELADWLLPSVRTELAARVTVRPWNPEAVRPSALGRRGPVLGAAWSTVRQIIADPARLPQH; encoded by the coding sequence ATGGCGGGGATCGGCAGGGCGAGCGGGGGCGCGGAGGCCGTGCCCGCCTCGCAGCAGGGCATGCGCCGGCAGAACCTTGCGGTGGTGATCGGTGCGGTCGCCGCGCACGGTCCGCTCTCCCGGGCGGACGTCGCCGGCCACACGGGCCTGACCAGGCCGGCCGTCTCCTCCCTGGTCGACGAGCTCATCGGCCGTGGCGCGCTGACCGAGACGGAGACCGCGCCCAGCGGACGCGTCGGCCGCCCCGGACGGGCACTGCTCCTGAACGACCGGGGTCCCGCGGGCCTCGGCCTGGAGATCGGCGTCACCCATCTCGCCGCGTGCGTCGTGGACCTGCGCGGTGAACCCCGGGTGTGGCGTCGGGTGGAGCGGGCCAACGCGGGCCGGCCGGCCGGAGAGGTGCTGGCGGAGGCCGCCGCGCTGGGCGCCGAGGCGGAGTCCGAGGCCGCGGCCCTGGGACTGCGCGTCGAGGGCCGCGTCCTGGCCGTGCCGGGGGTGGTGCCGAACGAGCCGGGCGGACTGATCGCGAACGCCCCCAACCTCGGCTGGCAAGCCGTCCGCCCCGCCGACCACTGGCCCGACCCCGACACCGCGCCCGAGCCGGAGAACGAAGCCAACCTCGGGGCGCTGGCCGAGCAGTGGCACCGGGGCAACCCCGCCGAGACCTTCGTACACGTCTCCGCCGAGGCCGGAATCGGTGCCGCACTGATCATCGGCGGGCAGCTGTTCCGGGGCGCCCGCGGCTTCGCGGGCGAACTCGGCCACCTGCCCGTCCATCCGGAGGGCGCCCCTTGCGCCTGCGGGGCACGCGGCTGCCTGGAGCAGTACGCGGGCGAAGCGGCCGTGCTGCGCGAGGCCGGGCTCGCGCACGTCGGCGACCCGGTGGCCCTCCTGGCCGAGCGGGCGGCCGCCGGGGACGCGGCGGCCCTGCGAGCCCTGGACCGCGCGGGCCGGGCCCTCGGCCTCGCCCTGACCTCGGCGGTGGACCTGATCGACCCGGACGGCCTTGTTCTGGGCGGCGCCTACGCCGAACTCGCCGACTGGCTCCTCCCGTCGGTACGCACCGAGCTGGCCGCCCGGGTCACCGTCCGGCCCTGGAACCCGGAGGCGGTGCGCCCCTCCGCCCTGGGGCGCCGCGGACCGGTGCTGGGCGCGGCGTGGTCGACCGTCCGGCAGATCATCGCCGATCCCGCCCGCCTGCCACAGCACTAG